From a region of the Salminus brasiliensis chromosome 4, fSalBra1.hap2, whole genome shotgun sequence genome:
- the mad2l1bp gene encoding MAD2L1-binding protein, whose amino-acid sequence MSAWQASCDDEEIARKAKEEGRVDVVFPGTVTQDGCCRLVCELFKCVLYQRQQLPMTYDQMVFFQKQQHTSIQSEEAAVKKSTKTSGGLNWHRCQRTLQELDDVLGNLEALFSLSHVPRVLFMLGGSTVLPTELYEVNMEALVAGGGESTLRTSSCLRQLFRALFVADLLSDVKPVRLMATTVMALAHRDCGVAWFKPKVDFRIPTRVKKQVILLASDTSLSGQAKAATRDWENYIWFQAPVTVKGFCK is encoded by the exons ATGTCTGCATGGCAGGCTTCTTGTGACGATGAGGAGATTGCAAGAAAAGCCAAAGAGGAAGGACGCGTGGACGTTGTGTTTCCCGGCACTGTGACTCAGGACGGCTGCTGTAGGTTGGTCTGTGAGCTCTTCAAGTGTGTCCTGTATCAGCGACAGCAGCTGCCCATGACCTATGACCAGATGGTGTTCTTTCAGAAACAACAGCACACGTCCATACAG TCAGAGGAAGCAGCAGTGAAGAAATCCACCAAAACGTCTGGAGGCCTGAACTGGCATCGATGCCAGAGGACACTACAGGAACTGGACGACGTGCTGGGTAATCTAGAGGCCCTTTTCTCTCTCAGCCACGTCCCACGAGTGCTCTTCATGCTGGGTGGCTCTACAGTCCTCCCCACTGAGCTGTACGAGGTCAACATGGAGGCTTTGGTCGCGGGAGGTGGAGAGAGCACTTTGAGGACGTCCTCTTGTTTGAGGCAGCTTTTCCGAGCACTGTTTGTGGCTGACTTGCTATCTGATGTAAAACCAGTGCGCCTCATGGCCACTACAGTCATGGCGCTCGCCCACCGGGACTGTGGTGTTGCATGGTTTAAGCCAAAGGTTGACTTCAGAATTCCCACAAGAGTAAAGAAGCAGGTGATTTTATTAGCCTCCGACACTTCGTTGAGTGGACAAGCAAAGGCAGCCACTAGAGACTGGGAGAATTACATATGGTTCCAAGCTCCAGTGACTGTCAAGGGATTCTGTAAATGA